Proteins from a genomic interval of Oncorhynchus clarkii lewisi isolate Uvic-CL-2024 chromosome 15, UVic_Ocla_1.0, whole genome shotgun sequence:
- the LOC139367002 gene encoding neutrophil cytosol factor 2-like, with protein MSFVNTLKQWDEAVACFERGDSAASLGTFLDIQEKNSKIFFNVGCLHLINKNLDAAEKAFDGSIGKDGHLAVAFFQRALTFYKKERYEESLADFQHAFRELRGNQLIDYKPLGLRYKLYACEVLHNMALAHAQLGQWEKAKETILTALNLRTEAKLSHIDRGLACILKQKVFEPVEVPAKVVFKPNKNYVAELEKKDYLGKAKVVSSIVFQDDFSGFAPLQPQVEEVPTRPKVPEVLRALEEGEPHTVLFEFVPETSDELAVVPGNIVFVLNSGEDNWASVIFNERRGLVPYNFLERLEITLSSKQDQDGTDKDDIPAPPRPEPLKRPQRKSALAAENQSIGDTETESCQIEESSLCVVKVHFTYTITMCMVPGLPYTTTLEKISNKLGLPAMAITLSYAHLDSGKIVIDEDTRMEDVWSCVHNGRLTLWCDLKEGMSEQLQSQNQLMALHSYESSTPEDLEFHQGDTILLLSKVNEDWFEGQCNGKIGIFPASFVEEVSMKDK; from the exons ATGTCATTTGTGAATACTCTAAAACAGTGGGATGAGGCAGTGGCCTGTTTCGAACGGGGGGACTCTGCTGCTTCCCTTGGAACATTTCTGGACATCCAGGAAAAGAACTCCAAAATCTTTTTCAACGTTGGATGTCTACATTTGATTAATAAGAACCTAGATGCAGCTGAAAAG GCTTTCGATGGCAGTATCGGAAAGGATGGACACTTGGCTGTTGCATTCTTTCAAAGGGCATTGACATTCTACAAAAAAGAGAG GTATGAGGAGTCTTTAGCTGATTTTCAACATGCCTTCAGGGAGTTGAGGGGGAACCAGCTGATTGACTACAAACCTCTTGGTCTGAGATACAAATTATATGCTTGTGAG GTACTGCACAACATGGCGCTGGCCCATGCTCAGCTGGGTCAGTGGGAGAAAGCCAAAGAGACCATCCTGACTGCTCTGAACCTCAGGACTGAGGCCAAACTCAGCCACATTGACAGAGGTCTGGCGTGCATCCTG AAGCAGAAGGTGTTTGAGCCAGTTGAGGTCCCGGCGAAAGTTGTGTTCAAGCCAAACAAGAACTACGTGGCTGAACTGGAGAAGAAGGACTACCTGGGCAAGGCCAAG GTTGTTTCTTCCATCGTCTTTCAGGATGATTTCTCTGGCTTTGCTCCGTTACAGCCACAG GTTGAAGAGGTTCCTACCAGACCAAAGGTGCCTGAAGTTCTGAG GGCACTGGAGGAGGGTGAGCCTCACACTGTCCTCTTTGAGTTTGTCCCTGAGACAAGTGACGAGTTAGCTGTGGTGCCTGGCAATATCGTCTTTGTGCTGAACAGCGGAGAAGACAACTGGGCATCTGTCATCTTCAATGAAAGA AGGGGACTTGTTCCTTATAATTTCCTGGAGCGTTTGGaaataaccttatcatctaagcAAGATCAG GATGGGACAGACAAGGATGACATCCCAGCTCCACCTAGACCAGAACCACTGAAAAGACCTCAAAGAAAATCTG CTTTGGCTGCTGAAAATCAGAGCATTGGGGACACAGAAACGGAG TCTTGCCAGATTGAAGAGTCATCACTGTGTGTAGTGAAAGTGCACTTCACATACACCATAACAATGTGCATGGTGCCTGGACTTCCCTACACAACCACTCTGGAGAAAATCAGTAACAAACTGGGCCTTCCTGCCATGGCAATCACCTTGAG CTATGCCCACTTAGATTCTGGTAAAATAGTGATTGATGAGGACACGAGGATGGAAGATGTTTGGAGCTGTGTCCACAATGGTCGTCTAACACTGTGGTGTGATCTCAAAGAG GGTATGAGTGAGCAGCTGCAAAGCCAGAATCAACTGATGGCCCTTCATTCCTACGAGTCTTCAACTCCAGAGGACCTCGAGTTCCATCAAGGAGATACCATCTTACTTCTCTCCAAAG TCAATGAAGACTGGTTTGAGGGACAGTGCAATGGGAAGATTGGCATATTCCCAGCATCCTTTGTGGAAGAAGTTTCCATGAAAGATAAATAA
- the LOC139367003 gene encoding 2-(3-amino-3-carboxypropyl)histidine synthase subunit 2: MTDAFSTNSELVLQRVLDVTAEKDVYCGNLDEHYQIKATCHFINDHQFKKVALQFPDEVLVDSIAIVAEIEKGTKAKLFILGDTSYGSCCVDEVAAEHVGADCIVHYGRACLSPSRRLPLMYVFERKPVVLETCVSSFRELYPNRQSHVILLYDVNYDHINDDLLALLSSEYPNISASTLHVDGELCYSHGETHGQHNVSSSQCQNGDQVVQQFGRQFVLKSGLTIEDYSVFFIGHEGATMTNFMMTWNRCSFCSFDPVTMTGRTESISINKALMKRYYAIERAKDASVVGILVGTLGVANYLTIIEQLKETIHRAGKKSYMFAMGKLNVAKLANFLEIDIYVLIACPENSLLDSSEFYKPVVTPFEMEVACNKKREWSGEYVTDFRDLLPGGSKHVALANPDDLEDGDETDVSLITGALRMTRFSSSEPVSSSHDSSLVLRNQALTVANANTAATFLAGRSWQGLEQKLGETPVVKALEGRKGIAIAYEEEPTIDRDH; this comes from the exons ATGACTGATGCATTCAGCACCAACAGTGAACTGGTTCTTCAGCGCGTGCTGGACGTAACAGCAGAGAAGGATGTTTACTGTGGGAATCTAGATGAGCATTATCAGATAAAGGCGACATGCCATTTCATCAATGATCATCAGTTCAAAAAG GTTGCCTTGCAATTTCCAGATGAGGTGCTGGTTGATTCAATAGCAATTGTTGCAGAGATTGAGAAGGGAACCAAAGCAAAACTATTCATCCTTGGAGACACGTCCTATGGCAG TTGTTGTGTAGATGAAGTTGCAGCGGAGCATGTGGGCGCAGACTGCATCGTACACTACGGGAGGGCTTGTCTCAGCCCATCCAGAAGACTCCCTCTGATGTACGTCTTTGAGAGGAAACCTGTGGTCCTGGAGACGTGTGTCTCCTCCTTCAGAGAGCTATACCCCAACAGACAGAGTCACGTCATCCTCTTGTACGATGTCAACTATGATCACATTAATG ACGATCTTCTGGCGCTGCTGTCCTCTGAGTATCCGAACATTTCCGCCTCAACCCTTCACGTGGACGGAGAACTTTGCTACAGTCACGGAGAAACACATGGACAACACAATGTCAGCAGTTCTCAGTGTCAAAACGGTGATCAAGTCGTTCAACAGTTCGGAAGGCAGTTTGTCTTGAAATCTGGACTGACCATTGAGGACTACAGTGTGTTTTTTATCGGCCATGAAGGTGCAACCATGACAAACTTCATGATGACTTGGAACCGCTGCTCTTTCTGCTCTTTTGACCCTGTAACAATGACAGGTCGGACTGAGTCGATCAGTATCAACAAAGCTTTGATGAAGCGATATTACGCAATAGAGAGGGCAAAGGATGCCAGTGTGGTGGGCATTCTTGTGGGTACACTTGGCGTGGCAAACTACCTCACCATCATCGAGCAGCTGAAAGAAACCATCCACAGAGCAGGGAAAAAGAGCTACATGTTTGCCATGGGGAAACTGAATGTGGCCAAACTGGCTAACTTTCTTGAGATTGACATTTATGTACTGATCGCATGTCCTGAGAACTCTCTGTTGGACTCCAGTGAGTTCTACAAACCGGTCGTGACCCCCTTTGAAATGGAGGTGGCCTGCAACAAGAAAAGGGAATGGTCAGGAGAGTACGTCACAGACTTCCGCGATCTGCTTCCAG GTGGATCTAAGCATGTGGCCTTGGCGAACCCTGACGATCTCGAGGACGGTGATGAGACTGATGTCTCCCTCATCACCGGAGCTTTACGAATGACCCGCTTCTCGTCCAGTGAGCCAGTGTCTTCCTCACACGACTCCTCACTCGTCCTACGGAACCAAGCGCTCACTGTGGCCAATGCTAACACAGCTG CCACGTTCCTGGCGGGTCGTAGCTGGCAGGGACTGGAGCAGAAACTGGGAGAAACACCGGTGGTGAAAGCATTAGAGGGAAGGAAAGGCATTGCCATTGCCTACGAAGAGGAGCCGACGATTGACAGGGACCATTGA
- the LOC139366723 gene encoding regulator of G-protein signaling 9-binding protein — protein MPLINNKVGDDGTTSSPKTLEEGKVLIDSLIKVVACYRHLASCVGGCTDSLHLRDELRLTREKAQKLAVASRHHLTARLRDKTLPQGERQEMELLWVAFTSSLELLHADMCKVFNMGSNFSLINNNTLVQTGIQGETIEVTARALSLADLTRAEDQVPASLEDLEQSQLEEEIAHVDVMLEDMEEKVNVLRWMVEARGPQYAEPASTDSASLGLLSTDEEAGPQSQQCCERSQIFMVLVLCSVAVVMAVLSVCVVYLS, from the exons ATGCCACTCATCAACAACAAAGTGGGTGACGATGGCACTACCAGTTCACCAAAGActctggaagaggggaaggtTCTTATCGACTCACTCATAAAG GTGGTGGCATGTTACCGCCACCTGGCCTcgtgtgtgggtgggtgcacGGACAGCTTGCACCTGCGTGACGAGCTGCGGCTAACGCGGGAGAAGGCCCAGAAGTTAGCGGTGGCCAGCCGTCACCACCTCACGGCACGGCTACGGGATAAGACACTGCcccagggggagagacaggagatggaACTGCTCTGGGTGGCCTTCACCTCCAGTCTGGAACTCCTCCACGCAGACATGTGCAAAGTCTTCAACATGGGTTCCAACTTCTCCCTGATCAATAACAACACCTTAGTGCAGACTGGCATACAAG GGGAAACCATTGAGGTGACAGCGCGGGCCCTCAGCTTGGCAGACCTGACCCGTGCCGAGGACCAGGTTCCCGCCAGCCTGGAGGATCTGGAGCAGAGCCAGCTGGAGGAGGAGATCGCCCATGTGGATGTCATGCTGGAGgacatggaggagaaggtcaACGTCCTGCGCTGGATGGTGGAGGCCCGCGGTCCCCAGTACGCCGAACCGGCCAGCACGGACAGCGCCTCGTTGGGCCTCTTGTCCACGGACGAGGAGGCAGGTCCCCAAAGCCAGCAGTGCTGCGAGCGCAGCCAGATTTTCATGGTGCTGGTGCTGTGCAGCGTGGCAGTGGTGATGGCCGTGCTGTCCGTCTGCGTGGTCTATCTCTCATGA